A portion of the Segatella copri DSM 18205 genome contains these proteins:
- the infC gene encoding translation initiation factor IF-3 — MKNDKMKNQYRVNEQIRARDVRVVSDGGAEVMPTRKALELARQQELDLVEISPNAQPPVCRIVDYSKFLYQQKKHAKEMKQKQVKVETKEIRFGPQTDEHDYQFKLKHAMEFLNEGNKVRAYVFFRGRSILFKEQGEVLLLRFANDLEEYGKVEQMPKLEGKKMFLYMSPKKAGTAKKSQQKMDREKREAEAKAAADAERAANAEKNGLLANAKGGDTLKKLAEGTED; from the coding sequence ATGAAAAATGACAAAATGAAAAATCAGTACCGCGTAAACGAACAGATTCGTGCACGCGACGTGAGAGTAGTGAGTGATGGTGGAGCAGAAGTGATGCCAACACGTAAGGCGTTGGAGTTGGCACGTCAGCAAGAGCTTGACTTAGTCGAGATATCTCCTAATGCGCAACCACCAGTTTGCCGTATAGTTGACTATTCTAAATTCCTTTACCAGCAGAAGAAGCATGCAAAGGAAATGAAGCAGAAGCAGGTAAAGGTGGAGACCAAGGAAATCCGTTTCGGACCTCAGACCGATGAGCACGACTATCAGTTCAAGCTCAAGCACGCTATGGAGTTCCTCAACGAGGGCAACAAGGTTCGTGCATACGTTTTCTTCCGTGGTCGCTCTATTCTCTTCAAGGAGCAGGGTGAGGTTCTTCTTCTCCGTTTCGCCAATGATTTGGAAGAGTACGGAAAGGTGGAGCAGATGCCAAAGCTTGAAGGTAAGAAGATGTTCCTCTACATGAGTCCTAAGAAGGCTGGTACTGCAAAGAAGAGCCAGCAGAAGATGGACCGTGAGAAGCGAGAGGCTGAAGCTAAGGCTGCTGCAGATGCAGAGCGTGCTGCTAATGCTGAGAAGAATGGCTTGCTCGCCAATGCTAAAGGCGGCGATACCCTGAAGAAACTCGCAGAAGGAACAGAGGATTAA
- a CDS encoding RelA/SpoT family protein, with the protein MNETTFKFTSEEKEQTLQILERLRTAVGDTFKPGDEQHLREDIQHAFINHQIKRNVFGMNPILAALQTAEIAVNEIGLKRDGIIAILMQTSVIDGYQTIEEIQKKYGDSVAHIISGLLRIHDLYKRNPIIESENFRNLLISFSEDMRVILIMIADRVNVMRQIRDTKQEEAKHEVSEEASYLYAPLAHKLGLYKLKSELEDLSLKYLEHDAYYMIKDKLNATKASRDAYIARFIQPIQEKLDAAGLKYHMKGRTKSIHSIWQKMKKQKCAFEGVYDLFAIRIILDAPREKEYMQCWQTFALITDMYQPNPKRMRDWLSVPKSNGYESLHTTVLGPENKWVEVQIRTERMDDIAEHGLAAHWRYKGIKQGEGGIDEWLANIRAALESNDDLQLMDQFTTDLKEDEVYVFTPKGDLLNFQKGATVLDFAYYIHSRIGNTCVGGKINGRAVTFRQELHSGDQVEILTQSNQKPRREWLNIVQTSKAKAKIRLALKETQKKDGLYAKELLERRFKNRKLEIDESIMARIIKKMGYKENSDFYKDVAEEKIDVNSIIERYIEERDHDLNLANTNKPAESAENFEFENPTEELMKQSDDVLVIDEHLKGIDFELAHCCHPIYGDPIFGFVTISKGIKVHRMDCPNAKELRRRFGYRIVKAKWSGKGTSKYAITLRIIGNDDIGIVSNITNIISKEDKLIMRGINISSKDGLFSGNVTVMIDDAGKTDALIKKLSAVKGVKQVTRI; encoded by the coding sequence ATGAATGAAACTACTTTTAAATTCACATCCGAAGAAAAGGAGCAGACACTCCAGATACTGGAGCGCCTGAGAACCGCCGTGGGCGATACATTCAAGCCAGGCGATGAGCAGCATCTGCGTGAAGACATACAGCATGCCTTCATCAACCATCAGATTAAGCGCAATGTCTTTGGAATGAATCCAATACTCGCTGCCCTGCAAACCGCAGAAATCGCAGTAAACGAGATAGGTCTGAAAAGAGATGGCATCATCGCCATCCTGATGCAGACCAGCGTCATCGATGGCTATCAGACCATCGAAGAGATACAGAAGAAATACGGAGATAGCGTAGCCCACATTATCAGTGGTCTACTCCGCATCCACGATTTATATAAGCGTAACCCTATCATCGAGAGCGAGAACTTCAGAAATCTGCTTATCTCATTCTCTGAGGATATGCGCGTCATCCTCATCATGATTGCCGACCGCGTGAATGTGATGAGACAGATACGCGATACCAAACAGGAAGAGGCAAAGCATGAAGTAAGCGAAGAGGCAAGCTACCTCTATGCCCCACTCGCCCACAAACTGGGACTCTACAAACTGAAGAGCGAACTGGAAGACCTCAGTCTGAAGTATCTCGAGCACGATGCCTACTATATGATAAAGGACAAACTGAACGCCACCAAGGCTTCGCGCGATGCCTATATTGCCCGCTTCATCCAGCCAATCCAGGAAAAGCTCGATGCTGCCGGTCTGAAATATCACATGAAAGGCCGCACCAAGAGCATCCACTCCATCTGGCAGAAGATGAAGAAGCAGAAGTGCGCCTTCGAGGGTGTATACGATCTCTTTGCCATCCGTATAATCCTCGATGCACCAAGAGAGAAAGAGTATATGCAGTGCTGGCAGACCTTTGCCCTCATCACCGACATGTATCAGCCAAACCCAAAGCGTATGCGCGACTGGCTCAGCGTGCCTAAGAGCAACGGTTATGAAAGTCTGCATACCACAGTACTGGGTCCTGAAAACAAATGGGTAGAGGTACAGATCAGAACCGAGCGCATGGACGATATTGCAGAGCACGGACTTGCTGCCCACTGGCGCTACAAGGGCATCAAGCAGGGAGAAGGCGGCATCGACGAATGGCTTGCCAATATCCGTGCTGCCTTGGAAAGCAACGATGATCTGCAGCTGATGGACCAGTTTACCACCGACCTGAAGGAAGACGAAGTATACGTGTTCACTCCAAAGGGCGACCTGCTGAACTTCCAGAAGGGAGCTACGGTACTCGACTTTGCCTACTATATCCACTCCCGCATCGGCAATACCTGTGTGGGCGGAAAGATTAACGGAAGAGCCGTCACCTTCCGACAGGAACTCCATTCGGGAGATCAGGTAGAAATCCTCACACAGAGCAACCAGAAGCCACGCCGCGAATGGCTCAACATCGTGCAGACATCCAAGGCTAAGGCCAAGATTCGTCTAGCACTGAAGGAAACCCAGAAGAAGGACGGCCTCTATGCCAAGGAACTTCTGGAGCGCCGATTCAAGAACAGGAAACTGGAAATTGATGAGAGCATCATGGCGCGTATCATCAAGAAAATGGGATATAAGGAGAATTCAGACTTCTATAAGGATGTAGCCGAGGAGAAAATCGACGTGAACAGCATCATCGAGAGATACATAGAGGAGCGCGACCACGACCTGAACCTCGCCAATACCAACAAGCCTGCAGAAAGCGCAGAGAATTTTGAGTTTGAGAATCCTACCGAGGAACTGATGAAGCAGAGCGACGATGTACTGGTTATCGATGAGCACCTCAAGGGCATCGATTTCGAGCTGGCTCATTGCTGCCACCCTATCTACGGCGACCCAATCTTCGGATTCGTTACCATCAGCAAGGGTATCAAGGTACATCGCATGGATTGTCCTAACGCCAAGGAACTGCGCCGCCGTTTCGGTTACCGCATCGTGAAGGCGAAATGGAGCGGCAAGGGAACATCCAAGTATGCCATCACGCTCCGCATCATCGGAAACGACGATATCGGTATCGTGAGCAACATCACCAACATCATTTCCAAGGAAGACAAACTCATCATGCGAGGCATCAACATCTCTTCCAAGGATGGTCTCTTCTCAGGCAATGTTACCGTGATGATTGATGATGCCGGCAAGACTGATGCACTCATCAAGAAACTGAGCGCCGTGAAGGGCGTTAAGCAGGTAACGAGAATATAA
- a CDS encoding PCMD domain-containing protein, whose protein sequence is MKQSRFIVAALSMSCITTLSSCFKEEPLNAECDIEQAYIHVDNKILLNLLFTNPSDTLVNVQSDQTNIEFTMRPFAALTKQAPIFRLTPGATISPESGSLQDFSKGPVTYTVTSEDKQWSRTYQVSIKKGQTTILTEKEFEFEDAYLDKGYYNWQENWNGNKLDIWATGNSGFKMSNSSSKPEEYPTLMIEDGHRGKGVQLTTRRTSKIADMVHKPIAAGNLFIGQFDATDALRDAMKATKFGHPFSFDAQPAKLEGWYKYQAGEKFTDKNMKELDRHDYGTIYAVLYENIDEKGNAVLLYGDNVQTSKQIVALALVGETHDDNGKVAIGNTKEWHHFSVDFEYKKAIDPNKLKNGGYSLTIVSSSSSDGANFLGAVGSTLWIDSFKLICE, encoded by the coding sequence ATGAAACAGTCAAGATTTATAGTAGCCGCTTTATCAATGAGTTGCATCACTACCCTCTCCTCCTGCTTTAAGGAAGAACCGCTCAATGCCGAATGCGACATCGAGCAGGCATACATACATGTAGACAACAAGATTTTATTGAACTTATTGTTTACTAATCCATCTGATACATTGGTCAATGTGCAGAGTGATCAGACAAACATCGAGTTCACGATGAGACCATTTGCCGCTCTTACCAAACAGGCGCCAATATTCCGCCTCACACCTGGAGCGACCATCTCACCAGAAAGTGGAAGCCTTCAGGATTTCTCAAAAGGGCCTGTAACATATACAGTTACTTCAGAAGACAAGCAATGGAGCCGCACCTATCAGGTAAGCATCAAGAAGGGACAGACTACTATACTAACCGAGAAAGAATTCGAATTTGAAGACGCATATCTCGACAAAGGATACTACAACTGGCAAGAGAACTGGAACGGCAATAAACTCGACATCTGGGCAACAGGAAACTCTGGATTCAAAATGAGTAACAGTTCATCTAAACCGGAAGAATATCCTACCTTGATGATTGAAGATGGACACAGGGGAAAGGGAGTGCAACTCACAACCCGACGCACAAGCAAGATCGCTGATATGGTACACAAGCCTATCGCTGCCGGCAACCTCTTCATCGGACAGTTTGATGCCACCGATGCCCTGCGCGATGCGATGAAGGCAACAAAGTTTGGTCATCCATTCAGTTTCGATGCCCAACCTGCTAAGTTAGAAGGATGGTATAAGTATCAGGCTGGCGAAAAATTCACCGATAAGAATATGAAGGAACTTGACCGCCATGACTACGGAACCATTTATGCTGTGCTTTACGAGAACATCGATGAAAAGGGAAATGCCGTATTACTCTACGGAGATAATGTACAGACCAGCAAACAGATAGTAGCACTTGCTCTGGTAGGTGAAACCCATGATGACAACGGAAAAGTTGCTATTGGAAACACAAAGGAATGGCATCACTTCAGCGTAGATTTCGAGTACAAGAAAGCCATAGACCCAAACAAGTTGAAGAATGGTGGCTACAGTCTCACTATTGTCAGTTCATCCAGTTCAGATGGAGCTAACTTCCTGGGTGCCGTAGGCAGTACCCTTTGGATAGACAGTTTCAAGTTGATTTGCGAATAA
- a CDS encoding porin family protein, with protein MKKITILALLLTWGTATWAGENENQEAEEHKQVEESKRSSWNKYLHGYQYQARVAYNIGGTAPIGLPATIRTLHSYTLQPNFSLGIDAYHPLSGKWGFVGGLHFENKGMKIDAGVKNYYMRIVRGGEELKGIFTGNVVTKVDMSLITVPLQATYDICDNLRFKLGPYVSYVTSKKFEGWAYDGYLRRQEEGHPKGDPTGQKVKLGHDEGERGDYDFSDDMRNWQVGVDFGIDWRLNNRWGICADLSWGLNGIFKKDFETIEQTMYPIYGSVGITYQLK; from the coding sequence ATGAAGAAGATAACAATATTAGCTCTCCTGCTGACATGGGGCACTGCTACATGGGCAGGAGAAAATGAAAATCAAGAAGCTGAGGAGCATAAACAGGTAGAAGAAAGCAAGCGCAGCTCGTGGAACAAATATCTCCACGGCTACCAGTATCAGGCTCGCGTGGCGTATAATATAGGAGGCACAGCCCCTATCGGTCTTCCAGCCACCATCCGTACACTACACAGCTATACCCTGCAACCTAACTTCAGTCTGGGTATTGATGCTTATCACCCACTTTCAGGCAAATGGGGATTCGTTGGAGGTCTGCACTTTGAAAACAAGGGCATGAAGATTGATGCAGGCGTAAAAAACTATTATATGAGAATAGTTCGTGGAGGCGAAGAGCTGAAAGGCATATTTACAGGCAACGTGGTTACGAAGGTAGACATGAGTCTCATCACAGTACCATTGCAGGCAACATACGACATTTGCGACAACCTCCGTTTCAAGTTGGGTCCATATGTTAGCTATGTGACATCAAAGAAGTTTGAAGGCTGGGCATACGATGGTTACTTGCGCCGCCAGGAGGAAGGTCATCCTAAGGGTGATCCTACTGGACAAAAGGTAAAGTTGGGTCATGATGAAGGCGAGCGTGGTGATTATGATTTCAGCGATGATATGCGCAACTGGCAGGTGGGCGTAGATTTCGGAATAGACTGGCGCTTGAACAACCGTTGGGGCATCTGCGCCGACCTGAGCTGGGGCTTAAATGGTATCTTCAAGAAAGATTTCGAGACCATCGAGCAGACGATGTATCCTATCTACGGCAGCGTAGGTATCACGTATCAGCTGAAGTAA
- the rplT gene encoding 50S ribosomal protein L20 — MPRSVNHVASKAKRTRILKLTKGYYGARKNVWTVAKNTWEKGLTYAYRDRRNKKRTFRALWIQRINAAARLDGMSYSQLMGALHKAGIEINRKVLADLAVNNPEAFKAIVAKVK, encoded by the coding sequence ATGCCAAGATCAGTAAATCACGTTGCATCAAAAGCAAAAAGAACAAGAATCTTGAAGCTCACTAAGGGTTACTATGGAGCTCGCAAGAATGTATGGACAGTAGCTAAGAACACTTGGGAGAAGGGTCTTACCTACGCTTATCGCGATCGTCGTAACAAGAAGCGCACATTCCGCGCATTGTGGATTCAGCGTATCAACGCTGCTGCTCGCCTCGATGGTATGAGCTACAGCCAGTTGATGGGTGCTCTTCACAAGGCTGGTATCGAGATTAACCGTAAGGTTCTCGCTGACCTCGCTGTAAACAACCCTGAGGCTTTCAAGGCTATCGTTGCAAAGGTGAAGTAA
- the thrS gene encoding threonine--tRNA ligase encodes MVKITFPDGSVREYEQGITGLQIAESISPALARNVVSCGVNGETVELNRPINEDANVELYKFEDEQGKHTFWHTSAHLLAEALQELYPGIQFGFGPAVESGFFYDVMPAEGQVISENDFAKIEAKMMELAKKNEPVVRKEVAKADALAEFKADGQTYKCEHIEQDLEDGTITTYTQGNFTDLCRGPHLMNTGLIKAVKITSVAGAFWRGDAKREQMTRIYGISFPKKKMLDEYLVILEEAKKRDHRKIGKEMELFMFSERVGKGLPIWLPKGTQLRLRLQELLRSLLKPYNYQEVICPGIGGKSLYVTSGHYAHYGKDAFQPIQTPEEDEEYMLKPMNCPHHCEVYARKPRSYKDLPLRIAEFGTVFRYEKSGELHGLTRVRTFTQDDAHIFVRSDQVKSEFENVIDVILKVFKIFGFENYEAQISLHDPKDTEKYIGSDEIWEESENAIREACKEKGLETREEVGEAAFYGPKLDFMVKDAIGRRWQLGTIQVDYNLPERFKLEYTAEDNSKKTPVMIHRAPFGSLERFTAVLIEHTAGHFPLWLTPDQVAILPISEKFNDYAQKVRQYLDKQGVRALVDDRNEKIGRKIRDNELKRVPYMVIVGEKESAEGLVSMRKQGGGEQATMSMEEFAQRINAEVAEQLKAAEE; translated from the coding sequence ATGGTAAAAATCACATTCCCAGACGGATCTGTTCGTGAGTATGAACAGGGCATAACTGGTTTACAAATCGCCGAGAGCATCTCACCGGCTCTCGCTCGCAACGTTGTATCTTGCGGTGTTAATGGTGAGACAGTAGAGTTGAACCGTCCTATCAATGAGGATGCAAATGTAGAACTCTACAAGTTTGAGGATGAGCAGGGTAAGCACACATTCTGGCATACATCTGCCCACTTGTTGGCTGAGGCTCTTCAGGAGCTTTACCCAGGCATCCAGTTCGGTTTCGGTCCAGCCGTAGAGAGTGGTTTCTTCTACGATGTGATGCCAGCCGAGGGGCAGGTGATCTCTGAGAATGATTTCGCCAAGATTGAGGCTAAGATGATGGAACTTGCCAAGAAGAACGAACCTGTGGTTCGCAAGGAGGTGGCTAAGGCTGATGCTCTCGCTGAGTTTAAGGCTGACGGTCAGACTTACAAGTGCGAGCATATTGAGCAGGACTTGGAGGATGGTACCATCACCACATATACCCAGGGCAATTTCACCGATCTTTGCCGTGGTCCTCACTTGATGAACACTGGCCTTATCAAGGCAGTGAAGATTACCAGTGTGGCTGGTGCATTCTGGCGCGGTGATGCCAAGCGCGAGCAGATGACCCGTATCTACGGTATCAGCTTCCCTAAGAAGAAGATGCTCGACGAGTACTTGGTAATTCTCGAAGAGGCTAAGAAGCGTGACCACCGTAAGATTGGTAAGGAGATGGAACTCTTCATGTTCTCTGAGCGTGTAGGTAAGGGTCTTCCTATCTGGTTGCCAAAGGGTACACAGCTCCGCCTGCGTCTGCAGGAGTTGCTCCGTTCTCTCCTGAAGCCTTACAACTATCAGGAGGTTATCTGCCCAGGTATCGGTGGCAAGAGTCTTTATGTTACATCTGGTCACTATGCTCACTATGGCAAGGATGCATTCCAGCCTATCCAGACTCCTGAGGAGGATGAGGAGTATATGCTCAAGCCAATGAACTGTCCTCACCACTGCGAGGTCTACGCTCGTAAGCCTCGTTCTTACAAGGATCTTCCTTTGCGTATTGCAGAGTTCGGTACTGTATTCCGCTATGAGAAGAGCGGTGAGCTCCATGGTTTGACTCGTGTTCGTACCTTTACTCAGGATGATGCACATATCTTCGTTCGTTCAGATCAGGTGAAGTCTGAGTTCGAGAATGTAATCGACGTAATCCTGAAGGTATTCAAGATTTTCGGTTTCGAGAACTACGAGGCACAGATTTCTCTCCACGATCCTAAGGATACAGAGAAGTATATCGGTTCTGATGAGATTTGGGAAGAGAGCGAGAACGCTATCCGCGAGGCTTGCAAGGAGAAGGGTCTTGAGACTCGTGAGGAGGTTGGCGAGGCTGCCTTCTATGGTCCTAAGCTCGACTTCATGGTAAAGGATGCCATCGGTCGTCGTTGGCAGTTGGGTACCATCCAGGTAGATTACAACTTGCCAGAGCGTTTCAAGCTGGAGTATACAGCTGAGGATAACTCTAAGAAGACTCCTGTGATGATCCACCGTGCACCATTCGGTTCACTGGAGCGATTCACAGCCGTTCTCATCGAGCATACCGCCGGTCACTTCCCATTGTGGTTGACTCCAGATCAGGTTGCAATTCTTCCTATCTCTGAGAAGTTCAACGATTATGCTCAGAAGGTACGTCAGTATCTTGACAAGCAGGGTGTACGTGCTTTGGTTGATGACCGTAACGAGAAGATTGGCCGCAAGATTCGTGACAACGAGTTGAAGCGTGTTCCTTACATGGTCATCGTAGGTGAGAAGGAGAGTGCCGAGGGCTTGGTATCTATGCGTAAGCAGGGTGGTGGCGAACAGGCTACCATGAGCATGGAAGAGTTCGCTCAGCGCATCAATGCCGAGGTTGCAGAGCAATTGAAGGCCGCTGAGGAGTAA
- a CDS encoding DUF4301 family protein, protein MNQQDLNQISARGISEQQIEHQLEQIKNGFPFLKLEGAAAIGKGIMAPTAQEVKNYEKTWNDYKAEGHKIVKFVPASGAASRMFKNMFAFLDAPYDVPTTDFEKQFFENIKKFAFRKALCDKCHVNNEKGIMCLIKKGDYKAIVANLLKPEGLNYGQLPKGLLQFHEYEDEVRTPMEEHLVEAALYASSNGEANVHFTVSHDHLELFKQMVAEKADKYAQRYGIKFNISFSEQKPSTDTIAANPDNTPFRNEDGSLLFRPGGHGALIENLNEIDADVVFIKNIDNVVPDRLKAETVTWKQVIAGVLVTLQKQAFDYLKVLDSGQYNHEKLEEIIRFVQRDLCCRKDDIKELEDAELVIYLRKKLNRPMRVCGVVKNVGEPGGGPFLTYNQDGTVSLQILESSQIDKNNEEYMKMFTEGTHFNPVDLVCATKDYQGKAFDLPKFVDPSTGFISSKSKNGKDLKALELPGLWNGAMSDWNTVFVEVPLGTFNPVKTVNDLLRDQHQAVEGGIKHEHHHGEGGCCGKH, encoded by the coding sequence ATGAATCAGCAAGATCTAAACCAAATCTCTGCTCGCGGTATCTCCGAGCAGCAGATTGAACACCAGTTGGAACAAATCAAGAATGGCTTCCCATTCCTCAAGCTCGAGGGTGCGGCTGCCATCGGTAAGGGTATCATGGCTCCTACAGCTCAGGAAGTAAAGAACTACGAGAAGACGTGGAACGACTACAAGGCTGAGGGTCACAAGATTGTGAAGTTCGTACCTGCTTCAGGTGCGGCAAGCCGCATGTTCAAGAACATGTTTGCATTCCTCGATGCTCCATACGATGTTCCTACTACTGACTTCGAAAAACAATTCTTCGAGAATATCAAGAAGTTTGCTTTCCGCAAGGCACTCTGCGATAAGTGCCATGTAAACAACGAGAAGGGCATCATGTGCCTTATCAAGAAGGGTGATTACAAGGCTATCGTGGCTAATCTCCTCAAGCCAGAGGGATTGAACTACGGTCAGTTGCCTAAGGGATTACTCCAGTTCCACGAGTATGAGGACGAGGTTCGCACTCCAATGGAGGAGCATCTGGTTGAGGCTGCGCTCTATGCTAGCAGCAACGGCGAGGCAAACGTTCACTTCACCGTTTCTCACGACCACCTGGAACTCTTCAAGCAGATGGTAGCTGAGAAGGCTGATAAGTATGCACAGCGCTACGGCATCAAGTTTAATATCTCATTCTCAGAACAGAAGCCTAGCACCGATACCATCGCTGCCAATCCAGACAATACTCCTTTCCGTAACGAGGATGGCTCTTTACTGTTCCGTCCGGGCGGTCATGGCGCACTCATCGAGAACCTCAACGAGATTGATGCTGATGTGGTATTCATCAAGAATATAGACAATGTGGTTCCTGATCGCCTGAAGGCTGAGACTGTTACCTGGAAGCAGGTGATTGCAGGTGTATTGGTTACTCTGCAGAAGCAGGCTTTCGATTATCTGAAGGTTTTGGATTCTGGTCAGTACAACCATGAGAAGCTGGAGGAGATTATCCGCTTCGTTCAGCGCGACCTCTGCTGCCGCAAGGATGATATCAAGGAGCTGGAGGATGCCGAACTGGTTATCTATCTGCGTAAGAAGTTGAACCGTCCTATGCGTGTCTGCGGTGTCGTTAAGAACGTGGGCGAGCCTGGTGGTGGTCCATTCCTTACTTATAACCAGGATGGTACCGTAAGTCTTCAGATTCTGGAGAGCTCTCAGATTGACAAGAATAACGAGGAGTATATGAAGATGTTTACCGAGGGTACTCACTTCAATCCAGTAGATCTCGTCTGCGCTACCAAGGATTACCAGGGCAAAGCCTTCGATCTTCCTAAGTTTGTTGATCCATCTACCGGTTTCATCTCTAGCAAGAGTAAGAATGGCAAGGATTTGAAGGCACTCGAGTTGCCAGGTCTCTGGAATGGTGCGATGAGTGACTGGAATACAGTATTCGTAGAGGTTCCTCTTGGTACATTCAACCCAGTGAAGACCGTGAACGATCTGCTCCGCGACCAGCATCAGGCTGTAGAGGGTGGCATCAAGCACGAGCATCATCACGGAGAGGGCGGCTGCTGTGGTAAGCACTAA
- a CDS encoding GxxExxY protein: MTENEISYKIIGAIYKVYNELGPGLLESVYEAALCYQLRKDGLRVENQVKLDVMYDGKVLPVDFRLDILVEDKVIVELKSVAEMKDVFHKQLLTYLRVAKKHLGILVNFSTTDIRKSIFRKVNGYTSID; this comes from the coding sequence ATGACAGAAAATGAGATATCTTATAAGATCATTGGAGCTATTTATAAGGTTTATAATGAATTGGGACCAGGTTTACTTGAGTCGGTTTATGAAGCAGCTCTGTGCTATCAGTTGCGCAAAGATGGACTTAGGGTAGAGAATCAGGTAAAGTTGGATGTCATGTATGATGGTAAGGTTTTGCCTGTAGATTTCCGTCTGGATATTCTTGTAGAAGATAAAGTCATAGTCGAACTGAAGTCTGTGGCAGAAATGAAAGATGTCTTTCATAAGCAATTGCTTACGTATTTGCGTGTGGCGAAGAAGCATCTTGGAATATTGGTCAATTTTTCCACCACAGATATACGAAAATCAATCTTCCGTAAAGTCAATGGATATACTTCCATCGATTGA
- a CDS encoding asparaginase yields the protein MAKPKILIIYTGGTIGMGKDPMTGVLEPLDFNHLVSSMPEFKLIQAEIDVRKFDPPIDSSDMDPMRWAEIVSMISNNYNDYDGFVILHGTDTMAYTSSALSFMLENLTKPVILTGSQLPIGELRTDGKENLMTAIEIASSKNAEGRPMVPEVCIFFNGKLIRGNRAIKINAEGFHAFESFNYPHLCDVGINFQYHDHHILTPDYRKPMVPHLKLDPNVIVFSLFPGIQDNIVRHVMESPDLRGIVMRTFGSGNAPHTPWIMRLLDQAAHRGVNIVNISQCLTGSVEMERYGAGFQLKAAHVISGYDSTVEAMVTKMMYLQGRYADNKKVREKLTESLAGEISI from the coding sequence ATGGCAAAACCAAAGATTCTCATCATCTATACCGGTGGTACCATCGGAATGGGAAAGGACCCGATGACAGGTGTACTGGAACCTCTTGATTTCAATCACCTCGTTTCTTCCATGCCCGAATTCAAGCTCATTCAGGCAGAAATCGATGTGCGAAAATTCGACCCACCTATCGATTCCAGCGACATGGATCCTATGCGCTGGGCAGAAATCGTAAGCATGATATCCAACAACTACAACGACTATGACGGATTCGTAATCCTTCATGGCACTGATACTATGGCTTACACTTCGTCTGCCCTATCTTTCATGCTTGAGAATCTGACCAAGCCTGTAATATTGACAGGTAGCCAGTTGCCTATCGGTGAATTGCGAACCGACGGCAAGGAGAATCTGATGACAGCCATCGAGATTGCTTCTTCCAAGAATGCTGAAGGACGCCCGATGGTGCCCGAGGTATGCATTTTCTTCAACGGCAAGCTGATTCGCGGTAACCGTGCCATCAAGATCAATGCCGAGGGATTTCATGCTTTCGAATCATTCAACTACCCTCACCTCTGCGATGTAGGAATCAATTTCCAATATCACGACCATCACATTCTTACGCCGGATTACAGAAAGCCAATGGTTCCACATCTGAAGCTCGATCCGAACGTCATCGTGTTCAGTCTCTTCCCGGGTATCCAGGATAACATTGTGCGCCACGTGATGGAATCACCAGACCTCCGCGGCATCGTGATGCGTACTTTCGGTTCAGGTAATGCTCCTCACACGCCATGGATCATGCGTCTTCTGGATCAGGCTGCCCATCGCGGAGTAAACATCGTGAATATCAGCCAATGTCTTACGGGCAGTGTAGAGATGGAACGCTACGGAGCCGGCTTCCAGTTGAAAGCTGCTCATGTGATAAGCGGATACGATTCTACGGTAGAGGCTATGGTCACCAAGATGATGTATCTGCAGGGAAGATATGCTGACAATAAAAAGGTAAGAGAAAAACTGACAGAATCTCTGGCGGGCGAAATCTCTATATAA
- the rpmI gene encoding 50S ribosomal protein L35: MPKVKTNSGAKKRFRFTGTGKIKRHHAFHSHILTKKTKKQKRNLLGETLVDRSNLKQVRDLLCLR, translated from the coding sequence ATGCCAAAAGTAAAGACTAATTCCGGCGCAAAGAAGAGATTCCGTTTCACCGGTACAGGTAAGATTAAGCGTCATCACGCTTTTCACAGTCACATCTTGACTAAGAAGACAAAGAAGCAGAAGAGAAATCTCCTTGGTGAGACTCTCGTAGACCGTTCAAACTTGAAGCAGGTTCGCGACTTGCTCTGCCTCCGTTAA